In one window of Erythrolamprus reginae isolate rEryReg1 chromosome 1, rEryReg1.hap1, whole genome shotgun sequence DNA:
- the APIP gene encoding methylthioribulose-1-phosphate dehydratase isoform X1: MCTAMTEPFGERACPYGFEEAKVTGCAQRPPADSVLLTQENVHPRNLIPELCRQFYHLGWVTGTGGGISLKHGKEIYIAPSGVQKERIQPEDMFVCDINEKDISGPPSYKKLRKSQCTPLFMNAYIMRGAGAVIHTHSKAAVMATLLYPGKEFKITHQEMIKGIKKNTTGGYFRYDDMLVVPIVENTPEEKDLKERMAHAMNAYPDTCAVLVRRHGVYVWGETWEKAKTMCECYDYLFDIAVQMKQHGIDPSLIPSGENGIV, from the exons ATGTGTACTGCTATGACGGAGCCCTTTGGGGAGCGCGCTTGTCCGTACGGCTTCGAGGAAGCAAAGGTAACGGGGTGCGCTCAGCGGCCCCCCGCCGATTCAGTTCTCCTTACCCAg GAAAATGTGCACCCAAGGAATTTGATTCCAGAACTTTGTCGGCAATTTTATCATTTAGGATGGGTTACAGGAACTGGTGGTGGAATCAGCCTGAAACATGG aaAGGAAATATATATTGCTCCGTCTGGTGTCCAAAAAGAAAGAATACAG CCAGAAGACATGTTTGTATGTGATATCAACGAAAAAGACATCAGTGGCCCTCCATCCTACAAGAAACTCAGGAAGAGTCAATGTACACCTCTGTTCATGAATGCTTACATCATGAGAG GGGCAGGAGCTGTGATTCATACTCATTCCAAAGCTGCTGTAATGGCCACACTTTTGTATCCAGGAAAAGAGTTTAAAATCACTCATCAGGAGATGATAAAAGGAATCAAGAAAAATACTACAGGGGGATATTTCAG ATATGATGACATGTTAGTAGTCCCTATTGTTGAGAATACACCTGAAGAGAAGGACTTGAAGGAGAGAATGGCACATGCAATGAACGCATATCCGGACACCTGTGCTGTGCTGGTCAGACGTCATGGTGTTTATGTTTGGGGTGAAACATGGGAAAAAGCCAAGACAAT GTGTGAATGTTACGACTACCTCTTTGACATTGCAGTACAAATGAAACAGCATGGAATCGATCCTTCTCTAATTCCTAGTGGAGAAAATGGAATTGTTTAA
- the APIP gene encoding methylthioribulose-1-phosphate dehydratase isoform X2 — protein MCTAMTEPFGERACPYGFEEAKENVHPRNLIPELCRQFYHLGWVTGTGGGISLKHGKEIYIAPSGVQKERIQPEDMFVCDINEKDISGPPSYKKLRKSQCTPLFMNAYIMRGAGAVIHTHSKAAVMATLLYPGKEFKITHQEMIKGIKKNTTGGYFRYDDMLVVPIVENTPEEKDLKERMAHAMNAYPDTCAVLVRRHGVYVWGETWEKAKTMCECYDYLFDIAVQMKQHGIDPSLIPSGENGIV, from the exons ATGTGTACTGCTATGACGGAGCCCTTTGGGGAGCGCGCTTGTCCGTACGGCTTCGAGGAAGCAAAG GAAAATGTGCACCCAAGGAATTTGATTCCAGAACTTTGTCGGCAATTTTATCATTTAGGATGGGTTACAGGAACTGGTGGTGGAATCAGCCTGAAACATGG aaAGGAAATATATATTGCTCCGTCTGGTGTCCAAAAAGAAAGAATACAG CCAGAAGACATGTTTGTATGTGATATCAACGAAAAAGACATCAGTGGCCCTCCATCCTACAAGAAACTCAGGAAGAGTCAATGTACACCTCTGTTCATGAATGCTTACATCATGAGAG GGGCAGGAGCTGTGATTCATACTCATTCCAAAGCTGCTGTAATGGCCACACTTTTGTATCCAGGAAAAGAGTTTAAAATCACTCATCAGGAGATGATAAAAGGAATCAAGAAAAATACTACAGGGGGATATTTCAG ATATGATGACATGTTAGTAGTCCCTATTGTTGAGAATACACCTGAAGAGAAGGACTTGAAGGAGAGAATGGCACATGCAATGAACGCATATCCGGACACCTGTGCTGTGCTGGTCAGACGTCATGGTGTTTATGTTTGGGGTGAAACATGGGAAAAAGCCAAGACAAT GTGTGAATGTTACGACTACCTCTTTGACATTGCAGTACAAATGAAACAGCATGGAATCGATCCTTCTCTAATTCCTAGTGGAGAAAATGGAATTGTTTAA